In Candidatus Cloacimonadota bacterium, a single genomic region encodes these proteins:
- a CDS encoding tetratricopeptide repeat protein, protein MLKQKFILILLLLSGLLICTPAAIDSLKSVLKTAEGRERVDILHLIAQTLSSSDIEEAKKYIAEAEQLSRELDYQIGLAETWNIRGQIAYRKGDYEAALENYTKSLKIFESLDHKKGMSKIYNNLGLISINLGKFEEARDYQLASIEIKKQLDDWNGISSSLTNLGLIYWKIQDYGTAIDYLEQSLEIQKTIGDNGVIANTKNNIAIAYLNLNHYDKALEYFLKAIKAAEEIGNSHIVASCLNNIGIVYAKMKLYDEAIPHHLQALEIFLEMGDKPNIANTYNNLGLAYQYKNDYENALEYLSKALQMSKESEDLLGITNSLNNIGSIYEDKQDYPAAIRHYQESMQINKERDQQWNIALDHSRLGRVYLRMKNLEQAEKHLLAANQKFQDQDIHDDYIGNLLNLAELYSMKNQYQKAYNHLMNYITVSDTISSHRNLEKTNELKIKYDLETKEVENDLLKKDLEIINMQKKHLLYVLIAALIIITLVIIFLISSRRMNKKLKHLNIALTIAKQEAERNEKQILLINKMLRHDITNNLAVVVSAIRLYQKEQDKSYLDEAAKKCNIGIELIKNLHSMERKNIDFEHRHPINLEKILDKIINDNSEINISYKGSAVVLADDSIESVFRNLIENAVNHGQAKQIEISILEVNNICEIRVFNDGRQIDEEVIDKIFEEKFSHGKNGNTGLGLYLVKQNVQRYGGSIYVENTPPSGVTFILSLKKA, encoded by the coding sequence ATGCTGAAACAGAAATTCATCTTGATTCTGTTATTGCTGAGCGGATTATTGATTTGTACACCTGCCGCAATCGACAGCCTGAAATCTGTATTAAAAACAGCCGAGGGCAGAGAACGCGTTGATATATTGCATCTTATAGCACAAACATTGTCTTCCTCTGATATAGAAGAAGCGAAAAAATACATTGCTGAAGCCGAACAGCTTTCCCGGGAATTAGATTATCAGATCGGCCTTGCTGAAACCTGGAATATCCGGGGACAAATTGCTTATCGAAAAGGTGATTATGAAGCAGCTCTGGAAAATTATACAAAGTCCCTGAAGATATTTGAGTCTCTCGATCACAAAAAGGGAATGAGTAAAATCTACAATAACCTGGGGCTGATTTCCATCAATCTGGGTAAATTTGAGGAAGCCAGAGATTATCAACTGGCTTCGATAGAAATAAAAAAGCAGCTGGATGACTGGAACGGCATCTCTTCCAGCCTTACCAATCTTGGTTTGATCTACTGGAAAATCCAGGATTACGGTACCGCCATCGATTATCTGGAACAATCATTGGAAATCCAGAAAACTATTGGCGATAATGGAGTGATCGCCAACACCAAAAACAATATTGCCATCGCTTATTTGAATCTGAATCATTATGATAAAGCTCTAGAGTATTTTTTAAAAGCGATCAAAGCTGCCGAAGAAATTGGCAACAGTCACATCGTTGCTTCCTGTCTTAATAATATTGGCATCGTTTATGCCAAAATGAAGCTTTATGATGAGGCGATCCCACATCATCTGCAGGCGTTGGAAATCTTTCTGGAAATGGGTGATAAACCCAATATTGCCAACACCTACAACAATCTGGGACTGGCTTATCAGTATAAGAATGATTATGAGAATGCTCTGGAATATCTTTCCAAAGCTCTTCAGATGAGTAAGGAATCCGAAGATTTATTGGGCATCACTAATTCTCTCAACAATATCGGCTCTATCTACGAGGATAAACAAGATTATCCTGCTGCCATCCGCCATTATCAGGAGAGTATGCAGATAAATAAAGAAAGAGATCAGCAATGGAATATCGCTTTGGATCATAGCCGTCTTGGCCGGGTATATCTGAGAATGAAAAACCTCGAGCAGGCGGAAAAGCATTTGCTGGCTGCCAATCAGAAGTTTCAGGATCAGGATATTCATGATGATTATATCGGTAATCTGCTGAATCTGGCCGAACTATATTCCATGAAAAATCAATATCAAAAAGCTTATAATCATCTTATGAATTATATTACGGTGAGTGATACAATTTCTTCCCACCGCAATCTGGAAAAAACCAATGAACTGAAAATCAAATACGATCTGGAAACCAAGGAAGTGGAAAATGATCTTCTGAAAAAAGATCTTGAGATTATAAATATGCAGAAGAAGCATTTGTTATATGTTCTGATTGCCGCCCTGATCATCATAACTCTGGTTATCATATTTTTGATTTCGAGCCGACGAATGAATAAAAAATTAAAACATTTGAACATAGCTCTCACGATTGCCAAACAGGAAGCTGAAAGAAACGAAAAGCAGATTTTGCTGATCAATAAAATGCTGCGGCATGACATCACCAATAATCTGGCGGTGGTTGTTTCCGCTATCCGGCTCTACCAAAAAGAACAAGATAAAAGCTATCTGGATGAGGCAGCAAAGAAGTGCAATATCGGCATCGAACTGATCAAAAATCTGCACAGTATGGAAAGAAAAAATATAGATTTCGAACATCGGCACCCCATTAATCTGGAAAAAATATTAGATAAGATAATTAACGATAATTCTGAGATCAACATTTCCTACAAAGGATCGGCTGTAGTGTTGGCAGATGACAGCATCGAATCTGTTTTCCGCAATCTGATCGAAAATGCTGTCAATCACGGCCAGGCAAAGCAGATCGAGATTTCGATCCTGGAAGTGAATAATATTTGTGAGATTAGAGTTTTCAATGACGGCAGGCAGATAGATGAAGAAGTCATAGATAAAATATTTGAAGAGAAATTCTCTCATGGCAAAAATGGCAATACCGGTCTGGGTTTGTATCTGGTAAAACAAAATGTACAACGTTACGGCGGTTCGATTTATGTGGAAAATACTCCGCCTTCCGGAGTTACTTTTATTCTGAGTCTGAAAAAAGCCTAA
- a CDS encoding urocanate hydratase, whose translation MNNLDISNAMTIKLDSNLPKYPKFVEGIRRAPRRQMPLNKKEIALALKNALRYIPEELHETLAPEFLDELMEHGHIYGYRYRPEGCLKGKPVEEYKGKCLEGKAFQVMIDNNLDFATALYPYELVTYGETGSVCQNWMQYRLIKKYLENLTHEHTLVLESGHPLGLFKSHPKAPRVILTNGLMIGMFDNQQDFNRANALGVANYGQMTAGGWMYIGPQGIVHGTYNTILIAGRLKLGVPEDGDLKGKLFVSSGLGGMSGAQPKAVEIAGGVGIFAEVDESRIQTRHDQGWVSLVTQSAEEAFQQAEEYLQKEESISIAYNGNIVDLLEFAAENQKHIDLLSDQTSCHAAYEGGYCPVDLSFAERTEMLSKDRKKFCQLVDKSLRRHFEAIKKLVENGTYFFDYGNSFMKAVYDAGVKEISKNPDNTYDGFIYPSYVEDILGPELFDYGYGPFRWVCLSGKEEDLIKTDAAAAEVIQNCREELRYQDRDNYIWVRDAIKNKLVVGTQARILYQDAMGRMNIALKFNEMVKNGEVGPIMLGRDHHDTGGTDSPFRETSNIKDGSNVMADMATQCFAGNAARGMSLIALHNGGGVGIGKVINGGFGMVLDGSERVDYILERSFRWDVMGGVARRAWARNENSIATCMEHNERCKDTDHITLPFIPDEKLIEKLVEKKVK comes from the coding sequence ATGAATAATCTTGATATTTCAAATGCTATGACAATAAAACTTGATTCTAATTTACCAAAATATCCGAAATTTGTGGAAGGAATCCGTCGAGCTCCTCGACGTCAAATGCCCTTGAATAAAAAGGAAATTGCTTTAGCACTTAAGAATGCCCTTCGTTATATTCCAGAAGAGCTGCATGAAACTTTAGCACCGGAATTTCTGGATGAATTGATGGAACATGGTCATATCTATGGCTATCGTTATCGACCGGAAGGATGTTTGAAAGGAAAGCCTGTAGAAGAATATAAAGGCAAATGTTTAGAAGGAAAAGCTTTTCAGGTGATGATCGACAATAATTTAGATTTTGCTACAGCTCTTTATCCATACGAATTGGTAACTTACGGTGAAACCGGTTCGGTCTGCCAGAACTGGATGCAATATCGGCTTATCAAAAAATATCTGGAAAATCTCACTCATGAACATACACTTGTTCTGGAAAGTGGCCACCCATTAGGATTATTCAAATCACATCCCAAAGCACCAAGAGTTATTTTAACAAACGGATTAATGATCGGCATGTTCGATAATCAGCAGGATTTTAATCGTGCCAATGCCCTGGGCGTGGCAAATTACGGACAGATGACAGCCGGCGGCTGGATGTATATCGGACCGCAGGGAATTGTGCATGGAACTTATAACACAATTTTAATTGCCGGGCGCCTGAAACTTGGCGTGCCTGAAGATGGCGATTTGAAAGGGAAATTATTTGTGTCCTCCGGTTTGGGAGGTATGAGCGGTGCTCAACCCAAAGCTGTGGAAATTGCAGGTGGCGTAGGAATTTTTGCTGAAGTTGATGAATCTCGCATCCAGACGCGACACGATCAGGGTTGGGTAAGTTTAGTAACTCAAAGTGCTGAAGAAGCTTTCCAACAAGCAGAAGAATATCTGCAGAAAGAGGAATCAATTTCAATCGCTTATAATGGAAATATCGTTGATCTGCTGGAATTCGCTGCAGAAAATCAGAAACACATCGATCTGCTCAGCGATCAGACTTCCTGTCATGCAGCTTATGAAGGTGGATATTGTCCGGTTGATTTAAGTTTTGCAGAACGAACTGAAATGCTTTCCAAAGATAGAAAAAAGTTCTGCCAACTGGTCGATAAATCTTTGCGCCGTCATTTCGAAGCGATCAAAAAGCTGGTAGAAAATGGAACTTATTTCTTCGATTACGGCAACAGCTTTATGAAAGCGGTTTATGATGCCGGAGTGAAAGAAATTTCCAAAAATCCTGATAATACCTATGATGGATTTATCTATCCCAGTTATGTGGAAGATATTCTGGGACCGGAACTTTTCGATTACGGTTACGGACCTTTCCGCTGGGTTTGTTTGAGTGGAAAAGAAGAAGATCTTATCAAAACCGATGCTGCGGCAGCTGAAGTTATTCAAAATTGCCGGGAAGAATTACGTTATCAAGATCGTGATAATTACATCTGGGTTCGTGATGCGATCAAAAATAAACTGGTGGTTGGAACGCAGGCTCGAATTTTGTATCAGGATGCTATGGGACGCATGAACATTGCTCTCAAGTTCAATGAAATGGTGAAAAATGGAGAAGTTGGACCGATCATGCTGGGACGTGATCATCATGATACCGGCGGCACGGACAGTCCTTTCCGTGAAACTTCCAATATCAAGGACGGCAGTAACGTGATGGCAGATATGGCCACGCAGTGTTTTGCCGGAAATGCGGCTCGCGGCATGAGTTTGATTGCACTACACAACGGCGGTGGAGTGGGAATCGGCAAAGTTATTAATGGTGGTTTCGGTATGGTTCTGGATGGCAGCGAAAGAGTCGATTACATTTTGGAACGTTCATTCCGGTGGGACGTGATGGGCGGCGTGGCGCGCCGAGCATGGGCAAGAAATGAAAATTCTATCGCAACCTGCATGGAACATAACGAAAGATGTAAAGACACCGATCATATTACATTGCCATTTATTCCTGATGAAAAGTTGATCGAAAAATTGGTAGAAAAGAAGGTAAAATAA
- the allB gene encoding allantoinase AllB: MKLIKNAVISNDKELVDILYEDKIIQIGKNISQFEFEEIIDLEGKILIPGCIDAHVHFNDPGYNEHEDFITGTTAAAFGGITTIIDMPCTSIPPVTNTENLESKLSVIRNKAVIDFALWGGIRRNDFPIEIEKIHQLWKAGIVGFKIYTISGMDTFAALSYEDIKQIFERFPEMLFAFHAEDAEIIKKAADKLSELEKMKPENYLKSRPAEAEVKAVGNILELAEKNHLHFVHISTKKAAESILKAKSKLDVSWETCPHYLQFTAADFPQLKGRLKTAPPVKCEDDKKFLRAALKTGKVDFITTDHAGCDWKTEKDLEDFSKVYNGIPGTQLMIPYLLSEFYVKEKVPLSTLIKLTSENAARRYGLFPQKGSLQIGSDADFTVIDQNRSFLVNETKLKSKGKYSPFHGQTFSCSIAKTIVRGETVFDREKGLMVDPGFGNWVKKKVNYLIAKSAKLV; the protein is encoded by the coding sequence ATGAAACTGATAAAAAATGCTGTAATTTCGAATGATAAGGAACTTGTTGATATTCTATATGAAGATAAAATAATTCAAATCGGAAAAAATATTTCTCAATTCGAATTTGAAGAAATTATCGATCTGGAAGGAAAGATCCTGATTCCAGGCTGCATCGATGCTCATGTTCATTTCAACGATCCCGGCTACAACGAGCATGAAGATTTTATAACCGGCACAACTGCTGCAGCTTTTGGCGGTATCACCACGATCATCGATATGCCTTGCACTTCCATTCCACCGGTTACGAATACTGAAAATCTTGAATCAAAACTATCTGTAATCAGGAATAAAGCCGTCATAGATTTTGCGCTCTGGGGTGGTATTCGCAGGAATGATTTTCCAATTGAAATAGAAAAAATTCATCAATTATGGAAAGCGGGAATTGTCGGATTTAAAATTTACACAATTTCCGGAATGGACACTTTTGCAGCACTTTCTTATGAAGATATAAAACAAATTTTTGAGAGATTCCCTGAAATGCTTTTTGCCTTCCATGCCGAGGATGCAGAAATTATCAAGAAAGCTGCCGATAAACTTTCTGAACTTGAAAAGATGAAGCCGGAAAATTATTTAAAATCACGACCTGCAGAAGCAGAAGTAAAAGCAGTTGGAAATATTTTGGAACTTGCCGAAAAAAATCATCTCCATTTCGTTCATATCAGTACCAAAAAAGCTGCTGAATCTATCTTGAAAGCAAAATCCAAATTGGATGTAAGCTGGGAAACATGTCCGCATTATCTGCAATTTACTGCTGCTGATTTTCCTCAGCTGAAAGGCAGATTAAAAACTGCTCCACCAGTTAAATGCGAAGATGATAAAAAATTTCTAAGAGCTGCCTTAAAAACAGGAAAAGTGGATTTTATTACAACAGATCACGCCGGATGTGATTGGAAAACAGAAAAAGATTTGGAAGATTTTTCCAAAGTTTATAATGGAATTCCAGGAACACAATTAATGATTCCATATTTATTATCGGAATTTTATGTGAAGGAAAAAGTGCCACTATCCACTTTGATAAAGTTAACCTCGGAAAATGCTGCCAGAAGATACGGTTTATTTCCTCAAAAAGGAAGTTTACAAATTGGTTCTGACGCAGATTTTACGGTGATAGATCAAAATAGATCATTCTTGGTTAATGAAACAAAATTGAAATCGAAAGGAAAATATTCACCGTTTCATGGACAAACTTTTTCCTGTTCAATAGCAAAAACAATTGTCCGTGGAGAAACTGTTTTTGATCGAGAAAAAGGATTAATGGTCGATCCTGGTTTTGGAAATTGGGTAAAAAAAAAAGTAAATTATCTTATCGCGAAATCGGCAAAATTAGTTTGA
- a CDS encoding anaerobic ribonucleoside-triphosphate reductase activating protein: MKIGGFQKFSLIDYPGKICAIVFTQGCNFRCPYCHNPELVEADKFCNPIPEEEIINFLENRKGKLDAVSITGGEPTLHSDLINFLLECRSMGFSIKLDTNGTNPDILEKIIRLKLVDYLAMDIKAPLPKYAEVTCSNVDSKSIKRSIKLIENSNIDYEFRSTLVQNLLTTDDVLIMGQMLGKAKRYLLQKFVPSKTLNEDYVKFSSFSQENLNFLARELQTNFADFAIR, from the coding sequence ATGAAAATCGGTGGTTTTCAGAAGTTTTCGCTGATTGATTATCCCGGAAAAATCTGCGCAATTGTTTTTACTCAGGGCTGCAATTTCCGGTGTCCATATTGTCACAATCCCGAACTTGTTGAAGCTGATAAATTTTGCAACCCAATACCGGAAGAAGAAATTATTAACTTCCTGGAAAATAGGAAAGGCAAACTGGATGCTGTGAGTATAACTGGCGGTGAACCGACCTTGCATTCAGATTTGATAAACTTCTTGTTAGAATGCCGATCTATGGGATTTAGCATTAAGCTTGACACCAACGGTACAAATCCTGATATCTTAGAAAAAATCATCAGGTTGAAATTAGTGGATTATCTGGCGATGGATATAAAAGCACCACTGCCAAAATATGCGGAAGTTACTTGTTCAAATGTAGATTCAAAATCGATAAAAAGAAGCATTAAACTTATTGAAAATTCCAATATCGATTATGAATTTCGCAGTACACTGGTGCAAAATTTACTAACAACAGATGATGTTTTGATCATGGGGCAAATGCTGGGAAAAGCAAAACGATATCTGCTTCAGAAGTTTGTACCATCCAAAACCCTGAATGAAGATTATGTAAAATTTTCTTCTTTCTCACAGGAAAATCTTAACTTTCTGGCGCGTGAACTTCAAACTAATTTTGCCGATTTCGCGATAAGATAA
- a CDS encoding ribonucleoside triphosphate reductase: protein MFKFIKKRDNQIVKFEFDKITHAILKAGEATDEFDESIAKKLSLQVINLAQQMIEKQVPCVEEIQDIVEEVLLSSPFKKSAKAYIIYRDQHAKIREIVSNAEISLIDKYLERLDWQVKENSNMAYSLQGLNNYIASEISKIYWLNKIYPPEVKELHINGELHIHDLGLISVYCVGWDLKDLLMIGFKGASGKIESGPAKHFRSALGQIVNFFYTLQGEAAGAQAFSNFDTLLAPFIRFDKLSYKEVKQALQEFIFNVNVPTRVGFQTPFTNITMDLVIPSTYADHPVILGGEHLELTYSDFQEEMNVINKAFLEVMSEGDAKGRVFTFPIPTYNITTDFDWDNPTLDYLWQATAKYGIPYFSNFVNSDMSPDDARSMCCRLRLDTRKLEARGGGLFGANPLTGSIGVVTINLPRIAYLSKNKYDFLQRLDELMEKAKNSLEIKRKVLEKLTDNSLYPYTKYYLRDIKGRFGQYWKNHFSTIGLIGMNEASLNLIGANIGMEEGHGFAIEIMDFMRDKLIDYQEETGNNYNLEATPAEGTTYRLAKIDKMRFPDIVVANEKDYNSHQAEPFYTNSTQLPVNYTDDIFETLDLQDEIQTKYTGGTVLHLFAGERIGNIDSLKNLVNKICSNYKLPYFTFSPTFSVCKTHGYIDGEHYKCPHCNTACEVYSRVVGYLRPVQQWNDGKKAEFDIRKTFKMVE, encoded by the coding sequence ATGTTTAAGTTTATAAAAAAACGCGACAATCAGATAGTAAAATTTGAGTTTGATAAAATCACTCATGCCATCCTGAAAGCTGGTGAAGCTACGGACGAATTTGATGAATCGATAGCCAAGAAACTTTCACTGCAAGTTATCAATCTTGCTCAGCAAATGATTGAGAAGCAAGTTCCCTGCGTGGAAGAAATTCAGGATATTGTAGAAGAAGTTCTGCTTTCCTCTCCTTTCAAAAAATCCGCAAAAGCTTACATTATCTATCGAGATCAACATGCCAAAATTCGCGAAATCGTTTCCAATGCCGAAATTTCTCTGATCGACAAATACCTGGAGAGATTGGATTGGCAGGTAAAAGAAAATAGTAATATGGCTTATTCTCTACAGGGTTTAAATAATTATATTGCTTCGGAAATCAGCAAAATTTACTGGTTGAATAAAATTTATCCACCAGAAGTTAAAGAACTTCACATCAATGGTGAACTTCATATTCACGATTTGGGATTGATCTCGGTTTATTGTGTCGGCTGGGATCTCAAAGATCTTCTGATGATCGGTTTTAAAGGAGCTTCCGGCAAAATTGAAAGTGGTCCTGCTAAACATTTCCGCAGCGCTTTGGGCCAGATCGTAAATTTCTTCTACACACTGCAGGGTGAAGCTGCCGGTGCGCAGGCATTTTCAAATTTCGATACTCTGCTGGCTCCTTTTATTCGTTTCGATAAACTTTCCTACAAAGAAGTAAAGCAGGCTTTGCAGGAATTTATTTTTAATGTGAACGTTCCCACTCGGGTCGGTTTCCAAACACCTTTTACAAACATTACAATGGATCTGGTTATTCCATCTACTTATGCTGATCATCCTGTAATTCTGGGCGGCGAACATCTGGAATTAACTTATTCTGATTTTCAGGAGGAAATGAATGTTATCAACAAAGCTTTCCTGGAAGTGATGAGTGAAGGTGATGCGAAAGGACGAGTTTTTACATTTCCAATTCCTACTTATAATATTACTACCGATTTTGATTGGGATAATCCTACTTTGGATTACCTGTGGCAAGCTACTGCCAAATATGGAATTCCGTATTTTTCTAATTTTGTGAATTCAGATATGAGTCCTGATGATGCACGTAGTATGTGTTGTCGTCTTCGTTTGGATACAAGAAAATTGGAAGCTCGCGGTGGAGGATTGTTTGGTGCAAATCCACTTACAGGTTCTATCGGAGTTGTTACCATAAATCTTCCCAGGATTGCTTATCTTTCCAAAAATAAATATGATTTTTTGCAGCGGCTTGATGAATTGATGGAAAAAGCCAAAAATAGTTTGGAAATCAAGCGTAAAGTACTGGAAAAACTAACCGATAATTCGCTTTATCCATATACAAAATATTATCTTAGAGATATCAAAGGCAGGTTCGGTCAATATTGGAAAAATCACTTTTCCACGATTGGGCTTATTGGCATGAATGAAGCCAGCCTGAATTTGATTGGAGCCAATATTGGCATGGAAGAAGGTCATGGTTTTGCAATTGAGATCATGGATTTCATGCGAGATAAATTGATAGATTATCAGGAAGAAACCGGAAATAATTATAATCTGGAAGCAACTCCAGCAGAAGGTACAACTTATCGTCTGGCAAAAATAGATAAAATGAGATTTCCAGATATCGTGGTTGCCAACGAAAAAGATTATAACAGTCATCAGGCAGAACCATTTTACACAAATTCAACTCAACTCCCGGTAAATTATACCGATGATATTTTTGAAACTCTGGATCTTCAAGATGAGATTCAAACAAAATATACCGGCGGAACAGTATTGCATCTTTTTGCCGGAGAAAGAATTGGAAACATTGATAGTTTAAAAAATCTGGTGAATAAAATCTGTAGTAATTACAAATTGCCTTATTTCACATTTTCACCAACTTTCAGCGTTTGCAAAACTCATGGCTACATCGATGGTGAACATTACAAATGTCCGCATTGCAATACGGCTTGTGAAGTATATTCTCGTGTTGTCGGTTATTTGCGACCGGTGCAGCAATGGAACGATGGTAAAAAAGCGGAGTTCGATATCAGGAAGACATTCAAGATGGTAGAATAA
- a CDS encoding vitamin B12-dependent ribonucleotide reductase yields MILTENALTVLKKRYFKHDKNDEPIENWDQMINRVATDISGGNEDKRKKYYALLDSGCFLPNSPTLMNAGNDLQQLSACFVLPLEDSMDSIFETVKNAALIHKSGGGTGFSFSKLRQANARVRSTNGVSSGPISFLNVFNAATDAVKQGGTRRGANMAILSVDHPEILEFITCKEDITKLTNFNISVGITDKFMKAVYEDEKYELIAPHTGKIVKELAARDVFKLIIKMAHQNGEPGIVFIDRINKYNPTPHIGKIESTNPCGEQPLLPNEACNLGSINLSVMVEKQKFDWELLKQVVYESVEFLDDVINRSKFPLPEIDEMVKANRKIGLGIMGWADLLFRLKIPYNSQQALHLAAEIMEFIDYHSKLKSMKLAKIDGAFPNFTSSVYDEGNLPRESEKMDWENLKKDIKKNGIRNATTTTIAPTGTISMILNTSGGIEPQFSLVYVKNVMDGEKLLYINPHFEKAVKEAGIYSKELMEKVSETGSISHIDEIPEELKKIFVTSHDITPKWHIQMQAAFQKYTDNAVSKTINFNQNASKEDIQMAYELSYELGCKGVTVYRDGSRQNQVLNKGKEIKEQKTSNGHRIAPRERPDITIGTTQKIETGCGHMYVTINSDEKGACEIFTQMGKVGGCASAQLEAIARLTSLCLRSNVKVSSISRQLKGIRCPSPMWSNGSMVTSCADSVAKSLDKFLQLDQDSLRNIEELNKKAKDESSKKISSSSMATCPDCGSSIEHSEGCLKCNSCGWSKC; encoded by the coding sequence ATGATTTTAACAGAAAATGCACTTACTGTGCTCAAAAAACGTTATTTTAAACATGATAAAAATGATGAACCAATTGAAAACTGGGATCAAATGATAAACCGCGTTGCGACTGATATCAGCGGTGGCAACGAAGATAAAAGAAAAAAATATTATGCATTACTCGATTCTGGTTGCTTCCTGCCAAATTCACCAACATTGATGAATGCCGGAAACGATCTTCAACAGCTTTCTGCCTGTTTTGTTTTACCTTTGGAAGACAGCATGGATAGTATTTTTGAAACAGTAAAAAATGCAGCTCTCATTCATAAAAGCGGTGGCGGAACAGGTTTCAGTTTCAGTAAATTGCGGCAGGCAAATGCCAGGGTCCGCAGTACCAACGGTGTTTCCAGCGGTCCGATCTCTTTTTTGAATGTTTTTAACGCAGCTACAGATGCTGTGAAACAAGGTGGTACTCGTCGTGGAGCCAACATGGCAATTCTCAGTGTGGATCATCCCGAAATCCTGGAATTTATAACCTGCAAGGAAGATATTACAAAACTTACTAATTTTAATATTTCTGTAGGAATTACAGACAAGTTCATGAAGGCAGTTTATGAAGACGAAAAATACGAACTCATTGCTCCTCATACCGGCAAAATTGTCAAAGAACTTGCTGCGCGTGATGTTTTCAAGCTCATCATAAAAATGGCGCATCAAAATGGTGAACCGGGAATAGTTTTCATTGATAGAATTAATAAATACAATCCAACTCCGCATATCGGAAAGATTGAATCTACAAATCCGTGCGGTGAACAACCGCTTCTACCAAATGAAGCCTGCAATCTGGGATCGATAAATCTTTCTGTAATGGTAGAAAAGCAAAAATTTGATTGGGAACTTCTTAAGCAGGTTGTTTATGAAAGTGTTGAGTTTTTGGATGATGTGATTAATCGTTCCAAATTCCCACTTCCCGAAATTGATGAGATGGTAAAAGCCAATCGCAAAATTGGTCTTGGCATCATGGGTTGGGCAGATCTTCTCTTCCGATTAAAAATTCCTTACAATAGTCAGCAAGCTTTGCATTTGGCAGCCGAAATCATGGAATTCATCGATTATCATTCCAAACTTAAATCTATGAAACTGGCAAAGATCGATGGAGCATTCCCCAATTTTACGAGTAGCGTCTATGATGAAGGAAATCTGCCGAGAGAATCGGAAAAAATGGATTGGGAAAATCTGAAAAAAGACATAAAAAAGAATGGTATCAGGAATGCAACCACAACCACAATTGCACCAACCGGAACCATCAGTATGATCCTGAATACTTCCGGTGGAATCGAACCACAGTTTTCGCTGGTTTATGTAAAAAATGTGATGGATGGAGAGAAATTGTTATACATCAATCCACATTTTGAAAAAGCAGTAAAGGAGGCAGGAATTTATTCCAAAGAGTTGATGGAAAAAGTTTCTGAAACAGGCAGTATCTCTCATATCGATGAAATTCCGGAAGAACTGAAAAAGATTTTTGTTACAAGTCATGATATAACTCCAAAATGGCATATCCAGATGCAGGCAGCTTTTCAGAAATATACCGATAATGCAGTTTCCAAAACGATTAATTTCAACCAAAATGCCAGCAAGGAAGATATTCAGATGGCTTATGAACTTTCTTATGAACTTGGCTGCAAAGGTGTTACTGTTTATCGTGACGGTAGTCGTCAAAATCAGGTTTTGAACAAAGGTAAGGAAATAAAAGAACAAAAAACTTCTAACGGTCATCGTATTGCTCCCAGAGAAAGACCGGATATCACCATTGGAACGACACAAAAGATCGAAACCGGTTGCGGACATATGTACGTAACTATCAATTCCGATGAAAAGGGTGCATGTGAGATCTTTACTCAAATGGGAAAAGTTGGTGGATGTGCCTCGGCTCAATTGGAAGCGATTGCCCGTCTTACTTCTCTTTGTCTTCGATCTAATGTGAAAGTGAGTTCCATTTCCAGGCAGTTAAAAGGAATTCGCTGTCCATCTCCCATGTGGAGCAATGGCAGTATGGTAACTTCCTGTGCAGACAGCGTAGCAAAGTCGTTGGATAAGTTTTTGCAACTGGATCAAGACAGCTTGAGAAACATCGAGGAGTTAAATAAAAAAGCCAAAGATGAATCTTCAAAAAAAATCTCATCAAGTTCTATGGCAACCTGTCCAGATTGTGGTAGTTCAATCGAACATTCGGAAGGATGTTTGAAGTGTAATTCCTGTGGTTGGTCGAAATGCTAA